The proteins below come from a single Salvelinus sp. IW2-2015 unplaced genomic scaffold, ASM291031v2 Un_scaffold4285, whole genome shotgun sequence genomic window:
- the LOC112077108 gene encoding LOW QUALITY PROTEIN: A disintegrin and metalloproteinase with thrombospondin motifs 3 (The sequence of the model RefSeq protein was modified relative to this genomic sequence to represent the inferred CDS: inserted 3 bases in 2 codons) encodes IFTCVEAHKCELSCQSKETGEVVVMNQVMHDGTRCSYTDPFSVCTRGECLHVGCDKEVGSYKQEDKCGVCGGDNSHCRTVKLTLTKMPKKTGMLKMFDIPIGARHIVIEENETSSHIIAVKNQVTGSFILNAKSEDAKSRTFIESGLEWEYAFGSGEKETLKTIGPLHEGIVVLVIPQEEDTKISLTYKYIIHEDLLPVITNNNVLLAELDTYEWALKSWSQCSKPCGGVPPSSPRLLVEEWNPCSKTCGKIGYQSRVVQCMQALPXQRTNRTVHTNYCTEDKPXTRKVCNPSACPAQPAVSLCLSVWAPQCSVSCGEGIRQRQVVCRATDNTIGQCEGDKPETVLICKLSPCPGQSSLPPFTKEAMEISTTKTEGVHQIVPENPVTNSSNEPCLGDKSIFCQMEVLARYCSIPGYNKLCCESCNKKEGFTTLFSPSPDLHKTVGSSBSDSETGPDQETXTQPXXTASTTLPSDXPLPTTTQSPSRTTKTPRRPRSTAQGLTTSXSAGAVVPXGXSFGVGDGDSVPGLPSLPPGPSPPLRPRLRSNAAPDSNGDPALSPSKEHSNPNNRSLGQSAGPXPEPGPAGTVAGXAAARSRREDVGSDSAHRTRTTRTLSHVLT; translated from the exons atcttcaCCTGTGTAGAGGCTCACAAGTGTGAGTTGAGCTGTCAGTCCAAAGAGACCGGTGAGGTGGTGGTCATGAACCAGGTGATGCATGATGGGACGCGGTGCAGCTACACAGACCCTTTCAGTGTCTGCACCCGGGGGGAATGTTTG CACGTGGGCTGCGACAAAGAGGTTGGCTCGTACAAACAAGAAGACAAGTGTGGAGTCTGTGGTGGGGACAACTCCCACTGTCGCACTGTCAAACTGACCCTCACCAAGATGCCAAAGAAAACAG GCATGCTGAAGATGTTTGATATTCCGATCGGTGCCCGGCACATCGTTATAGAGGAGAATGAGACTTCCTCCCACATAATTG CTGTTAAGAATCAAGTCACAGGCAGCTTCATATTGAACGCTAAAAGTGAAGATGCCAAGTCCAGAACCTTCATCGAGAGCGGTTTGGAGTGGGAGTACGCCTTYGGAAGCGGCGAGAAAGAAACCCTGAAAACAATCGGCCCCCTTCACGAGGGCATCGTTGTTCTG GTCATTCCACAGGAGGAGGACACTAAGATCAGTCTGACATATAAGTACATTATCCATGAGGACCTGCTGCCGGTCATCACCAATAACAACGTTCTCCTGGCCGAGCTGGATACCTACGAGTGGGCCCTGAAGAGCTGGTCGCAGTGCTCTAAACCCTGTGGGGGAG tccctccctcctctcccaggtTGTTGGTGGAGGAGTGGAACCCGTGCAGTAAGACGTGTGGGAAGATTGGCTACCAGTCCAGGGTTGTTCAGTGTATGCAGGCCCTTCC CCAACGCACCAACCGGACGGTCCACACTAATTACTGTACAGAGGACAAGC GAACCAGGAAGGTCTGTAacccctctgcctgccctgcgcA AcccgctgtctctctgtgtctctctgtgtgggctCCACAGTGTTCAGTAAGCTGTGGAGAGGGGATTCGACAGAGACAGGTTGTGTGTAGAGCCACAGACAACACCATCGGCCAGTGTGAGGGAGACAAGCCTGAAACTGTCCTCATCTGTAAACTGAGCCCGTGTCCAG GACAGTCATCGCTGCCCCCGTTCACTAAAGAAGCGATGGAGATTTCAACGACAAAGACGGAGGGTGTACATCAGATTGTTCCTGAGAATCCTGTCACAAACTCCTCCA ATGAGCCATGTCTTGGAGACAAGTCTATATTCTGCCAGATGGAGGTCCTAGCCCGTTACTGCTCCATTCCTGGCTACAACAAGCTGTGCTGTGAGTCCTGCAACAAGAAGGARGGCTTYACYaccctcttctctccatccccagACCTCCACAAGACTGTTGGATCCTCGRACTCAGACTCTGAGACTGGCCCAGACCAGGAGACCTMTACCCAGCCCARCYCCACCGCCTCYACCACCCTACCATCAGACWCCCCGctccccaccaccacccagaGCCCATCCCGAACCACTAAGACCCCTAGACGGCCTCGCTCCACTGCTCAGGGCCTGACCACCTCAYCGTCGGCGGGTGCCGTCGTTCCCCAKGGTMCTTCCTTTGGGGTCGGGGATGGAGACTCGGTCCCYGGGCTCCCTTCTCTACCTCCAGGTCCCAGCCCGCCWCTCCGGCCCCGGCTCCGATCCAACGCTGCTCCAGACTCCAATGGAGACCCTGCTTTATCGCCATCTAAAGAGCACAGCAATCCAAACAACCGCTCTTTAGGCCAATCCGCCGGCCCYRGCCCTGAACCCGGGCCTGCTGGAACTGTGGCTGGCSTTGCTGCTGCCAGGTCAAGAAGGGAGGATGTAGGATCRGACTCAGCTCACAGAACCAGAACAACCAGAACCCTGTCCCATGTGCTGACATGA